The nucleotide sequence TCGCGACCTCTGGCCCGACGGTCCGCGCGACTGGATTCTGGGTAACGGCGCTTTTCAAAGCTTTACGTCCGCCGGAATCCTGGCTACGCTCCTGCTGACGCATTTTCGCACTACCGGCCAATCTCGGCGTTTACCCCTCCTTTTAGTCGCAATTGGTGTTTTGCTGGTGCTGGCCGGACTGGTGTCGCGCCAGTTCTTCATCATTTCCAAGATTCAGGCGACGCCCACCTGGGTGTTTTTATGCACGGGTATCGCTTTCATAGCTTATGCAGGCATTTACTCTCTGGTCGATCAGCAGCACAAAGCCCATTGGTTCGCCCCCATCAAACCGGCTGGTACCAGCACACTGACCTGCTATCTGATTCCGTATGTGTATTACAGCCTGGCCGACCTGTCGGGCCTATCGCTCCCCGCCGGGTTGACGTTCGGCCTGGCAGGCCTGGTGAAATCCCTGCTGTTTGCCTTCCTCATTATTGGTATCACGGCCATTCTGGGCCGATTTAAGATCCGGCTTAAGGTGTAATTGACATCGTTAGCCGTACACACATCCGACTAACCATTATTTTTTAATTATTTGAAGATAAATTAAAACGAAAGTACGATATTACACAAAGATAACTTCTAGGTCACAAATGGTCGCTGAGGGGCTTCAAACGTTACAAATCCATAACGGCTGGGTAACGCCGGGTTAATAATGTTGTCTTCTCTTTGCACCAGTAAAATGTTCTCTCCTTATATGAACCGACATCTATTTTCGCTTCTTTTTTTCCTGCTGTGTACCTGTTTTATGCTTCATAGAACACAGGCGCAAACTACGCAGGCTTCCATTTCCGGCCTTATCTCCGACAATCAGAAAAGTCCGCTTCCGGGTGCTACCGTTCAGGTCCGGAACGAGTCGACCGGCTTTACAACCGGCACCGTAACCAATGTTCAGGGCGAATACCTCTTTAAAGAATTGCCGTTGGGCGGGCCCTACACCATCCGCGTTAGCTACGTCGGCTATGGCGAGCAGAAACGAACCGGGTATATGCTCAACCAGGGCGACGCCATTCGGATCAACCTGACCATGCAGGCAAGTGGCCAGGAACTGGAAGTGGTTCAGGTAGTGGCTTCAGGCCTGAAAAACAAAACAGAAAACTTTGGAGCCGCTACGGCCGTAACGGCCAAATCGATTGCTACGCTGCCGGTCAACGGCCGGAATTTCACGACCCTAGTCGACCTGTCGCCGTTGAGCCGTGGGGGAAGCATTTCCGGCCAGCTGGGTTCGTCGACCAACTACACCATCGACGGCATGACGGCCAAAAACCCGACATCAGCCGGCTCAACCACCAGCCGCAGCGGAGCGCCTTATTCGATTTCGATCGAGGCCGTCCGTGAGTTCAAAGTAATCACCAACCAGTACGACGTTGTCTACGGGCGCGCAGGGGGCGGCCTGGTCAGCGCGGTAACCAAGGCGGGTACGAACACCTTCAGCGGCAGCGCGTTTAACTATACCCGCGCCAACTGGCTGTCGAGTCCGTACGACATCCGCGGAAACCGACGGAACAATAAATTCGCCACCAACCAGTATGGTTTCGCTCTGGGTGGACCAATCATCAAAGACAAGCTTCATTTCTTTGTGGTCTGGGACCACCAGCAGGATTCACGGCCGCTGATTATCGCGGACGTACAGACCCCCGCCGATGAAAACCGGTTCAACGTGACCCGAACTACCCTCGACCGGTTCGTTGACATTGCCCGGCGTCAGTACGGCGTTGCCAATACGCAGCAGTACGGGACGTTCGACAAAGCCCGCGGTTCGGATGCCGCCTTTGCCCGGATCGACTGGCAGATTAATTCGAAAAACCTGCTGACGATTCGCAACAACTTCACCAGCGACCGCAACAAGCTGGGCCTGCAGGATAACACATCCGTCAACATCTTCGAGTCATACGGAAACGATTTCAACGTTGATAACAGCCTGCTGGCTACGCTTCGTACGTCGCTAAGTCCGCGGATCACTAACGAACTGAAGGTTCAGTACCTGTACACCTACCAGAAAAGCAGTCCCGGCGATCAGCTACCAGCCGCCAACATTCCGCGCGCCATTGTTGAAAACGTAACTTCAACGATTGACGGAGCCAGCCGCTCGACCAACATTCAGATGGGTGGCCATCGCTTTGCGCAGGAAGGTTTTACGAACAACGTAGTTCAGCTGGTCAATAACCTGTACTACAATACCGACAAGATTCAGTACACCTACGGCGTGGATCTGATGTATACCCATGCCAAGTCCCTGTACGGCAGCGAGGTGAACGGACGTTTTCACTACACGGTCGATGCCGCGGCTGGCCTGACCGCCCTCGATAAATTTGAGCGTCTGCAGCCCTATCGCTACTACCGCGAAGTGCCGCTGGTGGCCGACCCAACCGTGTATGGTAACACCCTGAATGCGGGTGCTTATGGCCAGTTAAGCACGAACCTGGCGCGGGGCCTGAATATGACCGCCGGCCTGCGTTTTGACTACGCAGTCTACCCAAAGGCGCAGTTTAACCAAGTGGTTTTCGACGAGTTAAAACTTCGCACCGACAATCAGCTCAAATCGTTTGTGGCCCAGCCTCGTTTGCAGTTAACCTGGGATATCAACGAAGCCCACAGAGACTTTGTGCGCTTCGGCGCAGGGGTGTTCGCGTCGGATATCAATAACTACGCGATCATTAACAACCTGACGTTTGACGGTAAACACCTGGCTACGGTCGACGTCCGGGCTCCGAATATCCCAACGCCGGACTTTGCCGCTTACCGGAACAACTACGCCAGCATTCCGTCGTTAGCCGCTTTCCAGCTGCCAACCATCAACCTGACGGGTAAAGATGCCCGGGTACCGGTGATGTATAAAGCTAACCTCTCCTATAGCCGCTTCCTGACCGACAAGCTGAAGGTAGGCATTTCGGGCTTTATGACCCTGGGCCGGAACAACTATATGTACGTAGACCGGAACATGGTGGCCGATCCTTATTTCCGCCTGGCGAACGAAGACAACCGGGGCGTTTATGTTCCCCTCAGTTCAATGCCCGCCAACGGCGCAGGCGACTGGCTGCAGGGCCGGATCAGCCAGAAGCTAGGTCGGGTGCTGGAGCTGAACAGCGCGGGCAAAGTGAACCAGTTCGCCGTTGTAGCCGACGTAACGTATCAGTACTTCCGGGATGCCGAAATATCGGCCAGCTACACCTGGAACGACACCCGCGACAATGTTTCGTATAACGGAAACGTAGCCAATACCGCTACGCTGGTGCTGCCGGTGAAAGATGATCCACGGAACCTAAGCCGCATAACGTACTCGGATAACCAGTTCCGCCGGAAGGTCGTCGTTTACGGTACAGCGCCCAGTTTCTACGGCGTTACCATAGGTGTTCGCTACTCCGGTATTGGCGGCACGCGCTACTCGCTTCTGTCGGGGGCCAACAGCAACGCCGACTTTGTGTCGGGCACGAACGATCTGGCCTATATTTTCGACCGGAACAACGAGTCAGTACCGGCCAATGTCAGAACGGGACTGCAGGCTATCCTGGACAACCCGAACGCCAGCCAGAGCATCAAAGATTATATCAACGCCTACTCCGGCAAAATTGCCGAACGAAACGGCGGTATCAACGGCTTTTACGGGGTGTTCGATATTCGGGCCAGCAAACGGTTCCGACTCTATAAAACGCACGCCATTGAGGTATCGGCCGATATTTTCAACTTTGCGAACTTCCTCAACAAAAGCTGGGGCGTAAACCAGTCGCTGGGCACGCAGGCGCTATACGCCCTGGGTATTCCGGCCACCAGCACCAGCCCGGCCGTTGCCGGATTCGACCGGACCAATCAGCGGTTCGTGTACCGGGTCAACACGGCAGGGGTTGTGTCGCCATCGGGTGATCCGTACCAGATTCAGTTAGGCGCACGGTATAGTTTTTAAGACGTTTGTCTGTATGTATCATTTGTAGTCACTGGTAAGTCCTTAATGGTCATTTACCACGAATGGCTCTCCAATGACTACGAATAACCCATTAAATACCCATCTATGAAAAGCATAGTTTTATTCGGTCTGCTGTTGAGTTCTCAGATGCTCCTGGCGCAGGGACAGCTGAATCGGCAGGGACACCGGGGCACCCGGGGGCTGATGCCGGAGAATACCATTCCAGCCATGAAAAAAGCGCTCGATCTGGGCGTGCAGACGCTGGAACTGGACGTGGTCATTTCAAAAGACAACCAGGTGGTGGTTTCCCACGACCCCTATATGTCGGCCGATATTTCGCTGAAGCCAGACGGTACTCCGGTTACCGCCGATGAGCAGAAGAAGATCAACCTGTACCAGTTGACCTACGATGAGATTAAGACATACGACGTGGGCAGCAAACCGCATCCTCTATTCAAAGAGCAGCAGCACTTTCGGGCCTATAAGCCGCTGCTGGGGGAGTTGCTCGACTCCGTAGCCGCCTATGTGAAGGCTAAAGGTCTGCCGCAGCCAAGCTTCAACATCGAGATCAAGTCATCGCCGGCTACCGACAATGTGTATCATCCGGCTCCGGAAGAGTTTGTGCGGCTTGTTCTGCCAATCTGCCAGCAAAAGCTCGGCAATCGGTTTAATATTCAATCGTTCGATGCCCGGCCATTGCAGTTGATTCACAAACAGGCTCCCACTGTTCGGCTGGCTTATCTTACGGCTAACACAAAATCGGTGGCTGAAAATCTGGCCACGCTGGGCTTCAAACCGTATGCCTACAGCCCCTATTACAAAGGCGTGACGGCCGAAACCGTCAAAACCTGCCATGAGCAGGGTATACAGATTATTCCCTGGACGGTGAACACCAAACCCGAAATTGAGAGTCTGGTGCAGTTAGGCGTCGATGGCATCATCACCGATTACCCGAATCTATTCTAATTGACCCGACAATCAGGGGGCCTCATTCATGCACAAAGCCGCGCCCCAACGCGGCTTTGTGCGTTCTAACCCCGTATAAAGCAGACGTCAATCAGCGGGCTTCGCAGCCCTTTATCCGATACATCTTACCGTCGGCTTTCGTGTACAGAAAGAATTCATTATTCAGTCCCAGCCCAAAACGAAGGTCTGTTTTCTTGCTGCCGCTCAGGGCCTGAAACGTTGTTACGCTGCCGCCCACCTGAATTTCCATTTCCTGAATAGCCGCCTGCTGGCCGGGCTTCAGTTGACTGCTTTCGACGTAAAACACGCGCCCGTTCACAATATCGCCGAAGATATACTTTCCCGTCAGCGGAGGGAGATCCGTCCGCGAATAAACAAATCCCGCCGAGATGGCATTCCCTTCGTCGTGATCGTACAGGGCTGCCGGATACGTGTACTGCAGCGCAGCATCATCTTCGGGGAGGGCATACACCTTGTCCATTTTCGCCCGGTAATACATCCGGAAGTTGCCTTCCCGCTCCGGCCAGCCATAATCTGCCCCGGCTACGCCCAGGTTCAGTTCTTCGGCATTGGCATGACCAATATCCGAAATCAGCATCTTTCCGTCCGGCGTCCAGGCAATCCGGTTGGGGTTCCGGAAGCCCCGGCAAAAAATTTCGCCCAGTGTTGCCGGGTCATTATCCTGCGCGTAAGGGTTACTGGCCGGGATGCCGTAA is from Spirosoma taeanense and encodes:
- a CDS encoding TonB-dependent receptor; its protein translation is MLHRTQAQTTQASISGLISDNQKSPLPGATVQVRNESTGFTTGTVTNVQGEYLFKELPLGGPYTIRVSYVGYGEQKRTGYMLNQGDAIRINLTMQASGQELEVVQVVASGLKNKTENFGAATAVTAKSIATLPVNGRNFTTLVDLSPLSRGGSISGQLGSSTNYTIDGMTAKNPTSAGSTTSRSGAPYSISIEAVREFKVITNQYDVVYGRAGGGLVSAVTKAGTNTFSGSAFNYTRANWLSSPYDIRGNRRNNKFATNQYGFALGGPIIKDKLHFFVVWDHQQDSRPLIIADVQTPADENRFNVTRTTLDRFVDIARRQYGVANTQQYGTFDKARGSDAAFARIDWQINSKNLLTIRNNFTSDRNKLGLQDNTSVNIFESYGNDFNVDNSLLATLRTSLSPRITNELKVQYLYTYQKSSPGDQLPAANIPRAIVENVTSTIDGASRSTNIQMGGHRFAQEGFTNNVVQLVNNLYYNTDKIQYTYGVDLMYTHAKSLYGSEVNGRFHYTVDAAAGLTALDKFERLQPYRYYREVPLVADPTVYGNTLNAGAYGQLSTNLARGLNMTAGLRFDYAVYPKAQFNQVVFDELKLRTDNQLKSFVAQPRLQLTWDINEAHRDFVRFGAGVFASDINNYAIINNLTFDGKHLATVDVRAPNIPTPDFAAYRNNYASIPSLAAFQLPTINLTGKDARVPVMYKANLSYSRFLTDKLKVGISGFMTLGRNNYMYVDRNMVADPYFRLANEDNRGVYVPLSSMPANGAGDWLQGRISQKLGRVLELNSAGKVNQFAVVADVTYQYFRDAEISASYTWNDTRDNVSYNGNVANTATLVLPVKDDPRNLSRITYSDNQFRRKVVVYGTAPSFYGVTIGVRYSGIGGTRYSLLSGANSNADFVSGTNDLAYIFDRNNESVPANVRTGLQAILDNPNASQSIKDYINAYSGKIAERNGGINGFYGVFDIRASKRFRLYKTHAIEVSADIFNFANFLNKSWGVNQSLGTQALYALGIPATSTSPAVAGFDRTNQRFVYRVNTAGVVSPSGDPYQIQLGARYSF
- a CDS encoding glycerophosphodiester phosphodiesterase; this encodes MKSIVLFGLLLSSQMLLAQGQLNRQGHRGTRGLMPENTIPAMKKALDLGVQTLELDVVISKDNQVVVSHDPYMSADISLKPDGTPVTADEQKKINLYQLTYDEIKTYDVGSKPHPLFKEQQHFRAYKPLLGELLDSVAAYVKAKGLPQPSFNIEIKSSPATDNVYHPAPEEFVRLVLPICQQKLGNRFNIQSFDARPLQLIHKQAPTVRLAYLTANTKSVAENLATLGFKPYAYSPYYKGVTAETVKTCHEQGIQIIPWTVNTKPEIESLVQLGVDGIITDYPNLF